Proteins co-encoded in one uncultured Draconibacterium sp. genomic window:
- a CDS encoding RagB/SusD family nutrient uptake outer membrane protein codes for MKKYNIRSLIVYALVASFMFATVSCDDMLDRQPLTSISDASFWSGEEDAMLALVGCYKFPSGWSSDDFAHPQGLMYLDLAGGNGVEKENFTTQGMASSNTIATSGNILGFWSNAYSQIAHYNTFLDKIVDCDMDENKKQVWIAEVKCLRAYYLFYLAFHFKDIPMPLTTLGIEEANTIAQTSQLDVYNQLESDLKSAITSLPLERNSSEYGRYTKGAARVLLSRLYLAQNKWSDAASVLESVINSGVYEIDKSNGIDSYEKLFQIGGEYSSEMIFVIQNLQDNFTTARYIYQTPESNGGWHQFAPYNELVKAFFCTDGKDIENSTVYAEDDPYANRDPRLYASIFLPPLGTYEGTVFKGVTYNCFQGANKADSYNKFTLFNGYCPKKGLDPSITDLYSSYIHTPLMRYAEVLLSYLEAVNEATPGSVDQSLLNLTINDIRDRVSLPPLQVSDLSSQEMVREAVRKERRVELVFEGFRYFDVLRWGTAKEELNHTFTGVKLSDDPNAPNFRGSGDSASPVDEDMYYQFETRTWSDHNRYFPIPQNDLNINDNLVQNTGYK; via the coding sequence ATGAAAAAATATAATATAAGATCACTAATTGTTTATGCGTTGGTAGCCAGTTTTATGTTTGCTACTGTTAGTTGTGATGATATGCTCGATAGGCAACCTTTAACGTCAATATCAGATGCCAGCTTCTGGTCAGGTGAAGAAGACGCAATGTTGGCTCTTGTTGGGTGCTATAAGTTTCCTTCGGGTTGGAGTTCTGACGATTTTGCACATCCACAAGGATTAATGTATCTCGATTTGGCCGGAGGTAACGGTGTTGAAAAGGAAAATTTTACAACACAAGGAATGGCAAGTAGTAATACCATTGCTACCAGTGGGAATATTTTAGGATTTTGGTCTAATGCATATTCGCAAATTGCTCATTATAATACATTTCTGGATAAGATTGTGGATTGTGATATGGATGAGAATAAAAAACAGGTTTGGATTGCTGAAGTAAAATGTTTGAGAGCCTATTATTTGTTTTATCTGGCATTTCATTTTAAGGATATCCCAATGCCATTAACTACACTTGGAATTGAAGAGGCTAATACCATTGCTCAAACTTCACAATTGGATGTTTATAACCAATTGGAAAGTGATCTTAAATCAGCCATTACATCGTTACCATTGGAAAGAAATTCTTCGGAGTATGGACGTTACACAAAAGGAGCTGCGCGAGTGCTTTTGAGCAGGCTTTACCTTGCCCAAAATAAGTGGAGCGATGCGGCTTCTGTTTTGGAGTCGGTGATAAACTCAGGTGTATATGAGATTGATAAAAGTAATGGCATCGACAGCTATGAGAAATTATTTCAAATTGGAGGTGAATACAGTTCTGAAATGATTTTTGTTATTCAAAATTTGCAGGATAACTTTACAACTGCACGTTATATTTATCAAACCCCGGAATCGAATGGTGGGTGGCATCAGTTTGCTCCTTACAACGAATTGGTGAAGGCTTTCTTCTGTACAGATGGAAAAGATATTGAAAACTCTACTGTTTACGCTGAAGATGATCCTTACGCGAATCGCGATCCACGTCTTTATGCTTCTATATTTTTGCCACCATTGGGTACTTATGAAGGAACTGTTTTTAAGGGGGTTACTTATAATTGTTTTCAGGGGGCTAATAAAGCCGATTCATATAATAAATTTACTTTATTTAACGGATATTGTCCTAAAAAAGGCTTGGATCCTTCCATTACAGATTTGTACTCTTCTTATATTCATACGCCACTTATGCGTTATGCAGAAGTATTACTTAGCTATTTAGAAGCCGTAAATGAAGCAACGCCCGGCAGTGTAGATCAATCTTTATTAAACTTAACAATAAATGATATTAGAGATCGTGTTAGTTTGCCTCCACTTCAAGTTTCGGATTTGTCAAGTCAGGAAATGGTTCGGGAAGCAGTTCGAAAAGAAAGACGTGTTGAGCTTGTATTTGAAGGATTCCGTTATTTTGATGTATTGCGCTGGGGGACAGCCAAAGAGGAGTTAAATCATACTTTTACCGGAGTGAAATTGTCTGATGATC